The Oryctolagus cuniculus chromosome 5, mOryCun1.1, whole genome shotgun sequence genome includes a region encoding these proteins:
- the BEND3 gene encoding BEN domain-containing protein 3, translating to MNSAEFSEDVEEVLKNNTVKVETEAEDAALDCSVSARTSEKHPLDSVFTALQDAGKRKQPDSVPSAKRRRLIPEALLAGMRNRENSSPCQGNGEQAGRGRNLGSAWPGEEEPSGDMATASYKKPLYGISHKIMEKKNPPPGDLLSTYELLEKANPGSSPSPLRLLSEPQKRDCGSAGAASDGDPNIYFLIQKMFYMLNTLTSNMSQLHSKVDLLSLEVSRIKKQVSPTELVAKFQPPPEYQLTAAELKQIVDQSLSGGDLACRLLVQLFPELFSDVDFSRGCSACGFAAKRKLESLHLQLIRNYVEVYYPSVKDTAVWQAECLPQLNDFFSRFWAQREMEDSQPGGQVAGFFEAEQVEAGHFLDSKDQEEALSLDRSSTIASDHVVDTQDLTEFLDEASSPGEFAVFLLHRLFPELFDHRKLGEQYSCYGDGGKQELDPQRLQIIRNYTEIYFPDMQEEEAWLQQCAQRLNDELEGLGLDGGSDGDAPRDDCYDSSSLPDDISVVKVEDSFEGERPGRRSKKIWLVPIDFDKLEIPQPDFELPGADCLLSKEQLRSIYESSLSIGNFASRLLVHLFPELFTHENLRKQYNCSGSLGKKQLDPSRIKLIRHYVQLLYPRAKNDRVWTLEFVGKLDERCRRRDTEQRRSYQQQRKVHVPGPECRDLASYAVNPERFREEFEGPPLPPERSSKDFCKIPLDELVVPSPDFPVPSPYLLSDKEVREIVQQSLSVGNFAARLLVRLFPELFTAENLRLQYNHSGACNKKQLDPTRLRLIRHYVEAVYPVEKMEEVWHYECIPSIDERCRRPNRKKCDILKKAKKVEK from the exons ATGAACTCAGCTGAATTCAGTGAAGATGTagaagaag TTCTGAAAAATAACACTGTGAAGGTGGAGACCGAGGCCGAAGATGCTGCCCTGGACTGCTCAGTGAGCGCCAGGACTTCTGAGAAGCACCCTCTGGACAGCgtcttcactgccctccaggacGCCGGCAAACGCAAGCAGCCCGACTCGGTCCCCAGCGCCAAGAGGCGGCGGCTGATCCCCGAG GCGCTCCTAGCGGGCATGCGGAACCGCGAGAACAGCTCGCCCTGCCAGGGCAACGGGGAGCAGGCCGGCAGGGGCAGGAACCTGGGCTCAGCGTGGCCAGGTGAGGAGGAGCCCAGCGGCGACATGGCCACCGCGTCCTACAAGAAGCCTCTGTACGGCATCTCGCACAAGATCATGGAGAAGAAGAACCCCCCGCCCGGGGACCTGCTCAGCACCTACGAGCTCCTGGAGAAGGCAAACCCcggcagcagcccctccccgctGCGGCTCCTCAGCGAGCCCCAGAAGCGGGACTGCGGCAGCGCCGGGGCGGCCAGCGACGGCGACCCCAACATCTACTTCCTCATCCAGAAGATGTTCTACATGCTCAACACGCTCACCTCCAACATGTCCCAGCTGCACAGCAAGGTGGACCTGCTCTCGCTGGAGGTGAGCCGCATCAAGAAGCAGGTGAGCCCCACGGAGCTCGTGGCCAAGTTCCAGCCGCCCCCCGAGTACCAGCTCACGGCCGCCGAGCTCAAGCAGATCGTGGACCAGAGCCTGTCCGGCGGCGACCTGGCCTGCCGCCTGCTGGTGCAGCTCTTCCCGGAACTCTTCAGCGACGTGGACTTCTCCCGCGGCTGCAGCGCCTGCGGCTTTGCCGCCAAGCGCAAGCTGGAGTCGCTGCACCTGCAGCTCATCCGCAACTACGTGGAGGTCTACTACCCCTCGGTGAAGGACACGGCCGTGTGGCAGGCCGAGTGCTTGCCGCAGCTCAACGACTTCTTCAGCCGCTTCTGGGCTCAGCGGGAGATGGAGGACAGCCAGCCGGGCGGCCAGGTGGCCGGCTTCTTTGAGGCCGAGCAGGTGGAGGCCGGCCACTTCCTGGACAGcaaagaccaggaggaggcgctgtCTCTGGACCGGAGCAGCACCATTGCCTCGGACCACGTGGTGGACACGCAGGACCTCACCGAGTTCCTGGACGAAGCCTCGTCGCCCGGCGAGTTCGCCGTCTTCCTGCTGCACCGGCTCTTCCCGGAGCTCTTTGACCACCGCAAGCTGGGGGAGCAGTACAGCTGCTACGGCGACGGCGGCAAGCAGGAGCTGGACCCGCAGAGGCTGCAGATCATCCGCAACTACACGGAGATCTACTTCCCGGAcatgcaggaggaggaggcctggctGCAGCAGTGCGCCCAGCGCCTCAACGACGAGCtcgagggcctggggctggacgGGGGCAGCGACGGCGACGCCCCGCGGGACGACTGCTACGACTCCTCCAGCCTGCCTGACGACATCTCCGTGGTCAAGGTGGAGGACAGCTTCGAGGGCGAGCGGCCCGGGCGGCGCTCCAAGAAGATCTGGCTGGTGCCCATCGACTTCGACAAGCTGGAGATCCCGCAGCCCGACTTCGAGCTGCCGGGCGCCGACTGCCTGCTGAGCAAGGAGCAGCTGCGCAGCATCTACGAGAGCAGCCTGTCCATCGGCAACTTCGCCTCCCGCCTGCTGGTGCACCTGTTCCCCGAGCTCTTCACCCACGAGAACCTGCGCAAGCAGTACAACTGCAGCGGCTCCCTGGGCAAGAAGCAGCTGGACCCGTCCCGCATCAAGCTGATCCGCCACTACGTGCAGCTGCTGTACCCCCGGGCCAAAAACGACCGCGTCTGGACCCTGGAGTTCGTGGGCAAACTGGACGAGCGCTGCCGGCGCCGGGACACAGAGCAGAGGCGCTCCTACCAGCAGCAGCGCAAGGTGCACGTGCCGGGCCCCGAGTGCAGGGACCTGGCGAGCTACGCGGTCAATCCCGAGCGGTTCCGCGAGGAGTTCGAGGGGCCCCCGCTGCCCCCcgagaggagcagcaaggacttctGCAAGATCCCCCTGGACGAGCTGGTGGTGCCCTCCCCCGACTTCCCCGTGCCTTCTCCCTACCTGCTGTCGGACAAGGAGGTGCGCGAGATCGTGCAGCAGAGCCTGTCGGTCGGCAACTTCGCCGCCCGCCTCCTCGTGCGGCTCTTCCCCGAACTCTTCACCGCCGAGAACCTCCGGCTGCAGTACAACCACTCCGGGGCTTGCAACAAGAAGCAGCTGGACCCCACGCGGCTGCGGCTCATTCGCCACTACGTGGAGGCCGTCTATCCCGTGGAGAAGATGGAGGAGGTGTGGCACTATGAATGTATCCCCAGCATCGACGAGCGCTGTCGCCGGCCCAACAGGAAAAAGTGCGACATCCTCAAGAAAGCCAAGAAAGTGGAGAAGTGA